A stretch of the Mesorhizobium sp. Pch-S genome encodes the following:
- a CDS encoding GNAT family N-acetyltransferase, with amino-acid sequence MTVSLHRLGLQDMARVAVVLRQAFDERLPWLAGIHTPQEDRLFFENHVYASCEVWGALDADIVGFIAFREGWVDQLYVLPGYQNRGIGAVLLGAAKATWPTLQLWTFQKNMAARHFYEKHGFTAIRETDGRDNEEREPDILYLWQPQARLES; translated from the coding sequence ATGACCGTTTCCCTGCATCGGCTGGGTTTGCAAGACATGGCTCGTGTCGCTGTCGTTTTGCGCCAGGCGTTCGATGAACGGCTGCCATGGCTGGCGGGAATTCACACGCCGCAGGAAGACCGGCTTTTCTTCGAAAATCATGTCTATGCCAGCTGCGAGGTCTGGGGTGCCCTCGACGCTGATATCGTCGGCTTCATCGCCTTCCGCGAAGGGTGGGTGGATCAGCTCTATGTGCTGCCGGGATATCAGAATCGAGGCATCGGTGCGGTTCTGCTCGGTGCGGCGAAAGCAACCTGGCCGACGTTACAGCTCTGGACGTTCCAGAAAAACATGGCTGCGCGCCACTTCTACGAGAAGCATGGCTTCACGGCTATCCGGGAGACCGACGGTCGCGACAATGAAGAACGCGAGCCCGACATCCTCTATCTGTGGCAGCCACAGGCCAGGTTGGAGAGCTGA